A region from the Bacteroidota bacterium genome encodes:
- a CDS encoding cupin domain-containing protein: protein MSIERLITVEEPTAEKLNAMGVHSWPVWTKEESDFPWFYDETEVCYILEGHIIVTPEGGEPVEILPGQLVTFHKGLACRWQILKAVRKHYDFPS, encoded by the coding sequence ATGAGTATAGAAAGACTAATTACCGTTGAAGAGCCTACGGCCGAAAAGCTCAACGCAATGGGCGTGCACAGCTGGCCCGTCTGGACGAAAGAGGAAAGCGATTTTCCCTGGTTTTACGACGAAACCGAGGTGTGCTATATCCTCGAAGGCCACATCATCGTAACGCCCGAAGGCGGCGAACCCGTCGAAATCCTGCCCGGACAACTGGTTACCTTTCACAAAGGGCTGGCATGCCGCTGGCAAATCCTCAAAGCGGTCAGGAAGCATTACGACTTTCCTTCCTGA
- a CDS encoding DUF1801 domain-containing protein gives MAENKTKPTGANVSAFIEAFADSAQKKADSHALVKLMQIWSGHEPVMWGPSIIGFGTYHYRYASGHEGDMPLVAFSPRKAALTLYVNIPYNNFQDELLQKLGKFKMGKGCIYIKKLADIDLNVLEALVRSTIAFLQAEKPENDRKA, from the coding sequence ATGGCTGAAAACAAAACCAAACCCACAGGGGCAAATGTGAGCGCGTTTATTGAGGCATTCGCCGACAGTGCGCAGAAGAAAGCAGACAGCCATGCACTTGTGAAGCTGATGCAAATCTGGTCGGGGCACGAACCGGTGATGTGGGGGCCATCCATCATCGGATTTGGCACATACCATTACAGATATGCCAGCGGCCACGAGGGCGACATGCCTTTGGTCGCATTTTCGCCCCGCAAAGCGGCGCTCACTTTGTATGTCAACATTCCTTACAACAACTTTCAGGATGAGCTGCTGCAAAAGCTCGGAAAATTCAAAATGGGCAAAGGCTGCATCTACATTAAAAAGCTGGCAGACATCGACCTGAATGTGCTCGAAGCCCTTGTCCGTTCGACCATTGCATTTCTGCAGGCCGAAAAACCGGAGAACGACCGTAAAGCATAA
- a CDS encoding 4a-hydroxytetrahydrobiopterin dehydratase, which produces MWTTENNQLVRNFVFDDFVQAFAFMTKVAFVAEKMNHHPEWTNVYNRVTIRLSTHDAGNVVTDKDLRLAEAIDRLL; this is translated from the coding sequence ATGTGGACCACCGAAAACAATCAGCTCGTCAGGAACTTTGTATTCGACGATTTCGTCCAGGCTTTTGCCTTCATGACAAAAGTGGCTTTTGTGGCTGAGAAGATGAACCATCACCCCGAATGGACCAATGTGTACAACCGGGTGACCATCAGGCTCAGCACGCACGATGCCGGCAATGTGGTGACCGACAAAGACCTGCGGCTGGCCGAAGCAATAGACAGGCTCCTCTGA
- a CDS encoding NAD-dependent epimerase/dehydratase family protein yields the protein MERILVIGCSGQIGSELTLALRKTYGNKNVFATDIKQPPADILETGPFYLLDVLDYNNLLHFAVRFKITQVYNLAAVLSGNAEKIPQQAWDINMRALMNTLELARDSDAKKLFWPSSIAVFGPTTPRQNTPQLTVMEPNTVYGISKLAGERWGEYYYRRYGVDFRSLRYPGLISYKTEAGGGTTDYAVEIYYEAIRNNRYTCFLREDTALPMMFMEDAINATIRLMEADPDKLSLRSSYNVGGMSFTPKDVAAAIRKHKPDFQITYEPDFRQAIADSWPASIDDSVARRDWGLSDSYNLDSMTEVMLREIGKKLASQD from the coding sequence ATGGAAAGAATTCTGGTTATTGGCTGTTCCGGACAGATCGGCTCGGAGCTTACGCTGGCTTTGCGGAAAACTTATGGCAACAAAAATGTGTTTGCCACCGATATCAAGCAGCCCCCCGCCGACATTCTAGAGACCGGTCCGTTCTATCTGCTCGACGTGCTCGACTACAACAACCTGCTGCACTTTGCCGTGCGTTTCAAAATCACTCAGGTTTACAACCTGGCGGCCGTGCTTTCGGGCAATGCGGAAAAGATTCCGCAACAGGCCTGGGACATCAATATGCGTGCCCTGATGAATACCCTTGAGCTGGCCCGTGATTCGGATGCCAAAAAACTGTTCTGGCCCAGCTCAATCGCAGTGTTCGGGCCAACCACACCCAGGCAAAACACACCCCAACTCACGGTGATGGAGCCCAACACGGTCTATGGCATCAGCAAGCTGGCCGGCGAACGCTGGGGAGAGTATTATTACCGGCGCTATGGAGTGGACTTCCGCAGCCTGCGCTATCCCGGCCTGATCAGCTACAAAACCGAGGCAGGTGGCGGAACCACCGACTATGCCGTCGAGATTTATTACGAAGCCATACGCAACAACCGCTATACCTGCTTCCTGCGCGAAGACACAGCCCTTCCGATGATGTTTATGGAAGACGCCATCAATGCCACCATCCGTTTGATGGAAGCCGACCCGGACAAACTCTCGCTGAGATCGAGCTACAATGTGGGTGGGATGAGCTTTACCCCAAAAGATGTGGCTGCCGCCATCCGCAAACATAAGCCTGATTTTCAGATAACCTACGAGCCCGACTTCCGCCAGGCCATAGCCGACAGCTGGCCCGCCAGCATCGACGACAGTGTGGCCCGCCGCGACTGGGGCCTGTCCGACAGCTACAACCTCGACTCTATGACCGAGGTGATGCTCCGCGAAATTGGAAAAAAACTTGCCAGCCAGGATTAA